The Linepithema humile isolate Giens D197 chromosome 2, Lhum_UNIL_v1.0, whole genome shotgun sequence genome has a segment encoding these proteins:
- the LOC136997654 gene encoding uncharacterized protein, translating to MFSHSMDVYNGKHAYIEEVSRDACQRMHMYGTYEIGNTRITGLKSNQTATRPITLAGHVNNDGTCSGTTYSDPFGTWEKAVVLATIKITLQDYIADVKINTNRVQLRSGVTCALSATHCTDIEGGDTYWASMPTDTCRFGTYGVLYEGYAHRIIDIVNKQQQIVYSMTTEDTVFALASRDSYSTCGYTLFHTEHPKLVIFETSPGVAIFKKESRIANLDIFTYMNSKFVYVEKHVRTQFSELYKNILLQQCQLEQKILHNSLAIATQSPDVFAYHFMKGPGYMALLAGEVIHIVKCVPVEVRVAHTEECYDQLPVTRENRTQFLTPQTHILLRQGTQITCNLFAPPMYLLGDAWYRLTPKPIHTVPPMTMKPMTTPSWKYISPGSLATSGIYTEGDLSDLRDHIMFPAERPAMLNTLARGMMGHSTIMHDGGSFANFLDEASVEKIAMSAWQKFWDRFLIFGNISAGFLGIYLAVRAVKLILDTIVHGYALHTVYGWSIYLLGAIWDSLTQLLLHLKLKKPRDGNRETMQPSAERNPIEDSSQRGTYPLLPAKDASTYTFALKD from the coding sequence ATGTTCTCTCACTCCATGGACGTGTACAACGGAAAGCACGCGTATATAGAAGAAGTATCAAGAGACGCCTGCCAACGAATGCATATGTATGGTACTTACGAAATCGGGAACACTCGAATAACAGGATTGAAATCCAATCAAACTGCAACACGACCGATAACACTGGCCGGACACGTGAACAATGATGGCACCTGTTCCGGAACAACATATAGCGATCCATTCGGCACATGGGAAAAAGCCGTGGTACTCGcaaccataaaaattacactacAGGATTATATAGCTGACGTGAAGATAAACACGAACCGAGTCCAACTGAGGTCTGGAGTGACCTGTGCGTTGAGCGCAACACATTGCACCGACATCGAGGGTGGGGATACCTACTGGGCATCCATGCCCACGGATACCTGCAGGTTCGGCACTTATGGAGTATTATATGAAGGATATGCACACAGAATAATAGACATCGTCAACAAACAACAGCAAATTGTTTATTCCATGACTACAGAAGACACAGTTTTTGCATTGGCAAGCAGAGACTCCTATTCTACTTGTGGATACACTCTTTTCCACACGGAACAtccaaaattagtaattttcgaAACTTCACCAGgcgtagcaatttttaaaaaagaatcacgCATAGCTAATTTGGACATTTTCACCTATAtgaattctaaatttgtatatgtagaGAAACATGTGCGGACTCAATTTAGTGAactatataagaatattttactgcaACAATGTCAGCTcgaacagaaaatattacacaattcatTAGCCATAGCCACTCAATCACCGGATGTTTTCGCTTATCACTTTATGAAGGGACCAGGATACATGGCCTTACTGGCTGGCGAAGTAATACACATAGTAAAATGTGTGCCTGTCGAAGTAAGAGTAGCACACACCGAAGAATGCTATGATCAATTGCCTGTGACGCGAGAAAAcagaacacaatttttaacaccGCAAACCCATATACTATTACGACAAGGAACGCAGATTACGTGCAATTTGTTCGCACCACCTATGTATCTTCTGGGAGATGCATGGTATAGACTCACTCCTAAACCAATACATACAGTACCGCCGATGACCATGAAACCGATGACAACACCTAGCTGGAAATATATTAGCCCCGGATCACTTGCTACCAGCGGCATATATACTGAAGGAGATTTAAGCGATCTCAGGGATCATATTATGTTTCCTGCTGAGAGACCAGCAATGTTAAACACCTTGGCCAGAGGAATGATGGGCCACTCTACGATTATGCACGATGGAGGATCTTTTGCAAACTTCCTAGATGAAGCATCAGTTGAAAAAATAGCTATGTCAGCATGGCAGAAATTTTGGGATCGATTCCTAATTTTCGGCAATATAAGCGCTggatttttaggaatttactTGGCAGTAAGagcagtaaaattaatattggataCCATTGTGCATGGCTATGCTCTACACACAGTATACGGATGGTCCATATACCTGCTTGGAGCCATTTGGGACTCGTTAACTCAGCTCCTATTACacttaaaactgaaaaaaccaCGCGATGGAAATAGAGAAACTATGCAACCGTCCGCAGAACGAAACCCGATAGAAGACTCTTCACAGAGGGGAACCTACCCCCTATTACCTGCAAAGGATGCATCCACTTATACATTCGCACTAAAGGACTGa